A DNA window from Bacteroidota bacterium contains the following coding sequences:
- the rpsC gene encoding 30S ribosomal protein S3, with translation MGQKVHPIGFRLGVIKGWDSNWYGGKNYADKLVEDEKIRTYLYARLPKASISKIIIERTLKLITVTINTARPGIIIGKGGQEVDKLKEELKKITKKEVQINIFEIKRPELDAKLVADGIARQIEGRISFRRAAKMSVASTMRMGAEGIKVLVSGRLGGAEMARSEGYKEGRTPLHTLRADIDYALSEAHTTYGRIGVKVWICKGEIFGKRDLSPNLGLSAAKDKKPVAPKFRAPSSGGNKKKK, from the coding sequence ATGGGACAAAAGGTACATCCAATAGGATTCAGGTTAGGTGTCATCAAAGGATGGGATTCTAATTGGTACGGTGGTAAAAACTATGCTGATAAATTGGTAGAGGATGAAAAAATAAGAACATACTTATATGCGCGTCTTCCTAAGGCAAGCATTTCCAAAATCATTATCGAAAGAACTTTAAAACTTATTACTGTTACCATAAATACTGCTCGTCCGGGAATTATTATTGGAAAAGGCGGACAGGAAGTTGATAAGCTTAAAGAAGAACTTAAGAAAATAACAAAAAAAGAAGTACAGATCAATATATTTGAAATTAAACGGCCTGAACTTGATGCAAAACTTGTTGCTGATGGAATTGCCCGCCAAATTGAAGGTAGGATTTCTTTTAGAAGAGCTGCAAAAATGTCGGTTGCTTCTACAATGAGAATGGGTGCTGAAGGTATTAAGGTTCTTGTTTCTGGAAGATTAGGTGGCGCAGAAATGGCCAGGTCTGAAGGTTATAAAGAAGGAAGAACTCCTCTTCACACATTAAGAGCTGATATTGATTATGCTTTATCCGAAGCCCATACAACTTATGGTAGAATTGGTGTGAAAGTTTGGATTTGCAAAGGTGAGATTTTTGGTAAAAGAGATCTTTCTCCAAACTTAGGACTTTCTGCTGCAAAAGATAAAAAACCTGTTGCTCCAAAATTCAGAGCTCCAAGTAGTGGTGGAAATAAGAAGAAGAAATAA
- the rplV gene encoding 50S ribosomal protein L22, translated as MRLVADMVRGLDVYKALSLLQFTSKQAAVRVEKLITSAIANFESKSGQRAGDSNLYVKEIFVDSGRQLKRLRPAPQGRGHRIRKRSNHVTVILDNKEVVNEVNNSN; from the coding sequence ATGCGTTTGGTTGCTGATATGGTTAGAGGATTAGATGTTTATAAGGCATTAAGCTTATTGCAGTTTACTTCAAAGCAAGCTGCCGTAAGAGTTGAAAAATTAATAACATCGGCAATCGCTAATTTTGAATCCAAATCAGGGCAAAGAGCTGGTGATAGCAATTTATATGTTAAAGAGATTTTCGTAGATAGCGGACGTCAACTTAAAAGATTGCGACCAGCCCCACAAGGCCGTGGTCACAGAATCAGAAAACGTTCAAATCACGTAACTGTGATTTTAGATAATAAAGAAGTTGTTAACGAAGTAAATAATTCGAATTAA